The genomic window TAAAACATGATATTTCATATCTGACGATCAAATGTTTTTACTTTCTTACATTGAAAGATATAAAATGTacctcatttttattattaaatagacAACACACATTTATCAGTAAAAATGCGCTTAAACAGAATGAAATAATGATAGtatacactgaaaaaacaacaactaatagcaaatttactttaataaaaactgtgtgcaaaaacttgccacaaaacaaagtaaatcctatttgtttttttcagtgtaataataaatactgtttaaataaacatcatgtTTTTACTAATAAAAGTCATTTCTTCACTCACCATGCAGCACAAACAGgagcaaaaaagagaaaatcatgctgaaaaacatttattgtttttttatcataaaCTCTTGTCAATTAATTTATCTGAGCTttcctctcatctctctctcacttttgtTCTCATTAGGAAGTTGACTCGCGCATGTGAGATGAAACCACATTttccacacacaacacaaagacacacacactttcacacaGTCTCGGCCAAGCAGAGCAGAACAAACCacatttatttagttcagaTCTTAACCAAACTGACAAAGGACGAACTGAACAAGGTTAACTGACAACAGAGATATTTTGAGTACAGATTCATTCATTTCCTGACGAAGAGAGATCTAGTGAAACTCTTCATACTTTAAAAGAGATAACACTAGAGTTCAGATCTTCAAACATGCATCATCGATCAGTTTAACCACATTAATATTCCATGTTACTAATATTTCGAGAATGGATCCTGTGTGTTTGCATCTTGAGTttcattgtgttgtgtgttgataCGTCACAGATCTCACGGGTCTGTCCATACGCTGATGTGATTTCTATCCAacacagaaatacacatttatttcatacaaatgaatacaaactgaaacagaaagtgcTTAGTTTTCTCTAATATGAGCAGGAAGTCTATTatcatgaatgtgtgtgatgTTTATTCAGTGACCTGTGACGGATCTCTCGTGTGAAGTCTGTAGATGACCTCTGTGTATTCTGACATGTCCTTCTCACCCGTTTCATCTGAAAGCACATGTGTGTGTTATATCTGTAGTTCAATTTGTGTATTTATGTGCTGGATGAGTTGAAAGACATACTTACTTTTAACGCCTGTTTGGTTTTTGCTGTATAGACAACACAATATAGCACAGATGGTAAAGACCACAAACGATAGAAGAAACACTGGATAAAGAAATGAAGGTACTTGTGCGGAgtctaaaatataaataaaacatgtatttaataAGTGACACAACCACGACACACCCAACCATGATGTAACAACCATGTGCTCCCATACCTGAACACGGCCGACAGATCTCAgtgatgtgtagatgttgtgtgtggtttgtgatgggattgttcaccacacatctgtatgtgtttgtgtcctgatattccacctccagaggtagagagagtctgatgttgagatcagacacactgatgctggacaataaactctttcctttgtaccaggagagactcacacgtgtcacattcatcactgaacacaacaacacacatgtTGACACTGAAGATCTTTCTGATGATGAAGAACATTGAGAAGAGTCTCTGGTGATGACAGGAACAGGCAGACGAGCTGGAAACATCACAATAAAAATCATGCAGTTTTCACTATGGCTAAATCTTCTTAcatgttaatatacagtatatctgagATATCACAATTATTTAACACATTACACTGTATGTCTTATAAAACTCTATGTCACCGTGCTCCAAAAAGGTCAATGAATGATAATCTTATAGGAGAATAGTTGTAATTCTATCACGATTGAATCAGTATGAACTGTGTGATAGTGATATTAAACTCACCATAGACAGTAACACTGAATCTCTTGAATGAAGTTCCTCTGTCACTGATGATGTGTAGTTTGTAAAGTCCAGAGTctgtgatgatgatgtttgtgatgctgagagatccagtctgacTGTCTAACTTCAGTCTGTCTCCAAATATCTCATTACTGTCAAACATATCAATGCTTCTCTTATGGATCTCAGCTATACGTTTCTCTTGAGGTCCAAACATCCACAGTATGTGatcttgtgtctgtatgtgAGTGAGATGAGTGTGAAGagtgacagaatctccctccatcactgacttcacttcatctgcatcaacaccaaacacacctgcagaacaaataaaaacaaattcagtCCGACacaaaattataattattattaaaagagttattttcACTTACCACGCAACACAAACAAGATCAAAGCAAACGGAAGAGAGAAAATCATCCTGTTAAACATTCACTCGGATCTTTCACACACGTTTGTTCTCGGTATGAAGTTTATTTCTGGACATGCGATGAAACCGAGTTCCCCttcccaaacacacacagcacacacacacacacacacacacacatgcacacacacacaagtgcatACCACTTCCTAAAAGACACCCTCAGACTTGATCTCGTGCACCAGCGAGCAGAATAAACCACTTTCATACTGACTAACGTTTACACACCCGTACAGACAAACCGAACAAATACATGAATTCACTTCAGTGTGACTTCACAAAGAAACTCACAGTCTGTTTGTGACGTCTACTGCATTTCACACAAGcttcagttaaaaaaaatgtttttcatgtatATTTCATGTTATTTAGCTTATGAAAGACTAGTTTACtcacatatatttaaataaataacaaattccAGTTCAGACTTACTTACTTACTGTTactaatacagtatttacaatCAGGCAGAATAAACGTTGTGTCTGCAGAGTTTAGTCTTGCGTTCACTGTGTTGTGTGATGATACGTGAAGTGGCCAAGAGCGCTGTTTATTCACTCAATCACTCAATAACAGATGTGAGTTCAGCTCAATTCAACACATGAATGAAAATCAAACGCTTTCTTACCCGTCACACAAACTAGAAACACACAAGTCCACATTTCTTCACTGTTTTCTTCTGCATTCAGTGTGTGTACTCAGAAACACTGAGAGGAGGTTTAATGAGAGATGATCGTAGTGTCCTTACAAGTTCATAGGAAACgtcttgtttcattctgtgcaaTAAATAG from Triplophysa rosa linkage group LG25, Trosa_1v2, whole genome shotgun sequence includes these protein-coding regions:
- the LOC130548489 gene encoding natural killer cell receptor 2B4-like isoform X1; translated protein: MFNRMIFSLPFALILFVLRGVFGVDADEVKSVMEGDSVTLHTHLTHIQTQDHILWMFGPQEKRIAEIHKRSIDMFDSNEIFGDRLKLDSQTGSLSITNIIITDSGLYKLHIISDRGTSFKRFSVTVYARLPVPVITRDSSQCSSSSERSSVSTCVLLCSVMNVTRVSLSWYKGKSLLSSISVSDLNIRLSLPLEVEYQDTNTYRCVVNNPITNHTQHLHITEICRPCSDSAQVPSFLYPVFLLSFVVFTICAILCCLYSKNQTGVKNETGEKDMSEYTEVIYRLHTRDPSQKSHQRMDRPVRSVTYQHTTQ
- the LOC130548489 gene encoding natural killer cell receptor 2B4-like isoform X2 yields the protein MWTCVFLVCVTGVFGVDADEVKSVMEGDSVTLHTHLTHIQTQDHILWMFGPQEKRIAEIHKRSIDMFDSNEIFGDRLKLDSQTGSLSITNIIITDSGLYKLHIISDRGTSFKRFSVTVYARLPVPVITRDSSQCSSSSERSSVSTCVLLCSVMNVTRVSLSWYKGKSLLSSISVSDLNIRLSLPLEVEYQDTNTYRCVVNNPITNHTQHLHITEICRPCSDSAQVPSFLYPVFLLSFVVFTICAILCCLYSKNQTGVKNETGEKDMSEYTEVIYRLHTRDPSQKSHQRMDRPVRSVTYQHTTQ